A window of Juglans regia cultivar Chandler chromosome 7, Walnut 2.0, whole genome shotgun sequence contains these coding sequences:
- the LOC108979865 gene encoding uncharacterized protein LOC108979865 isoform X5: protein MYNLQEMSSSQLVVQRDRSDINHRESLRESFDNTRLGFARDGTVENGPGINCRKMNVDACPAENVIVPSMKTSCVPSPSFEFYVMSEEGINLHVDLNSSPSDWTKRLKNEVYISEGVHRDRSRSLHSDLGKFGETDIEMNNSFILNIEPGQINNAHVLTRSSASSGMTENDHLGFKQPDKCDASLLSSAVMPCIDKLKNLKRDQMHVSSEPNFNVHDQIDSAAKSCDKDQCTVILDSNVSVTPQLKTACNSVINPMSGGPLSSLTLKDQTSKPGDEIFENSSLQNSSSLVNPCVMYPGFPAGASMEMPTSEVASCRKDASCSSCENGDSVIKPIFDGPLRHLTLKDQNSKCGDENFENSSLQNSCSLVNPSMVYPGFSTSASMEMPTSEVASCRKDASCSPCENGGSLVLVDLKHKTEKEEGGLANSSELNDDTYRNLSPTSASMEMPTSEVASCRKDASCSPCENGGSLDLVDLEHKTEKEQGGLAGLANSSELNDETYRNLSPTTFEEWDRSNVINGKECSECSQIDNSVERTCLSSNDTKSKEPPKKRKHTDGEDQSSYPKPDAKILRSSKHIARKVLPRRSMRLISKVSLHSLGNVILTGMSKAQGSH from the exons ATGTATAATCTTCAGGAGATGTCATCCTCTCAGCTTGTTGTCCAACGTGATAGAAGTGATATTAATCATAGAGAGTCCCTGAGAGAAAGCTTTGATAACACACGATTGGGCTTCGCAAGAGATGGCACAGTGGAGAATGGGCCTGGGATAAATTGTAGAAAGATGAATGTTGATGCATGTCCTGCAGAAAATGTTATTGTGCCATCTATGAAAACTTCATGCGTTCCTTCCCCTTCTTTTGAGTTTTATGTCATGTCAGAAGAGGGCATTAATCTTCATGTTGATCTGAATTCAAGCCCATCAGATTGGACTAAGAGGTTGAAAAATGAGGTTTACATTTCTGAGGGTGTTCACAGGGATAGGTCACGAAGTCTTCATTCCGACCTTGGGAAATTTGGAGAGACTGATATAGAAATGAACAATTCATTTATATTGAATATAGAGCCTGGCCAAATTAACAATGCTCATGTACTGACAAGATCTTCTGCAAGTTCGGGAATGACAGAAAATGATCATCTGGGGTTTAAACAACCAGATAAATGTGATGCATCTTTACTGTCCTCTGCAGTAATGCCATGCATAGATAagttaaagaatttgaagagagaTCAAATGCATGTCTCATCTGAACCCAATTTCAATGTGCACGACCAGATAGATTCTGCTGCTAAGTCCTGTGATAAAGATCAGTGTACTGTAATCCTTGATTCAAATGTCAGTGTCACTCCACAGTTAAAGACAGCATGTAATTCTGTTATCAACCCAATGTCTGGTGGTCCGTTAAGTTCTCTCACATTAAAGGATCAAACTTCAAAGCCTGGtgatgaaatttttgaaaactcAAGTCTGCAGAATAGTTCTAGTCTTGTGAATCCCTGTGTCATGTATCCTGGATTCCCGGCTGGTGCTTCTATGGAAATGCCAACATCAGAAGTTGCAAGTTGCCGTAAAGATGCATCATGTTCATCTTGTGAAAATGGTGATTCTGTTATCAAACCAATATTTGATGGTCCACTAAGACATCTCACATTAAAGGATCAAAACTCAAAGTGCggtgatgaaaattttgaaaactcgAGTCTTCAGAACAGTTGTAGTCTTGTGAATCCCAGTATGGTATATCCTGGATTCTCGACTAGTGCTTCTATGGAAATGCCAACATCAGAAGTTGCAAGTTGCCGTAAAGATGCATCATGTTCACCTTGTGAAAATGGTGGATCTCTGGTTTTGGTTGATTTGAAACACAaaacagaaaaggaagaagGTGGATTGGCCAACTCAAGTGAGCTTAATGATGACACTTACAGGAATCTTTCGCCAACAAGTGCTTCTATGGAAATGCCAACATCAGAAGTTGCAAGTTGCCGTAAAGATGCATCATGTTCACCTTGTGAAAATGGTGGCTCTCTTGATTTGGTTGATCTGGAGCACAAAACAGAAAAGGAACAAGGTGGATTGGCCGGATTGGCCAACTCAAGTGAGCTTAATGATGAAACTTACAGGAATCTTTCGCCAACAACCTTTGAAGAATGG GATAGGAGCAACGTAATCAATGGAAAGGAGTGCTCAGA ATGCTCCCAGATCGATAACTCTGTCGAAAGGACCTGCTTAAGCTCTAATGACACCAAATCTAAAGAACCTCCTAAAAAGAGGAAACATACAGATGGAGAAGATCAAAGTTCCTATCCTAAACCTGATGCAAAGATTTTAAGAAGCTCGAAACACATTGCCCGTAAAGTACTTCCCAGAAGATCCATGCGGTTAATATCTAAG GTCTCTCTGCATTCTTTGGGGAACGTTATACTGACAGGCATGTCAAAAGCACAGGGTAGTCATTAA